A portion of the Aquicoccus sp. G2-2 genome contains these proteins:
- a CDS encoding phasin, PhaP, with product MAKTQDFTAVMKDMMGAFPVDTAAFEKSFKSQTALNEKLSAVALGAAEKSTEISTKWTKETLAKLTDISKAKAEPADYAKAMTDFASATAEVAAENMAAFAEIAKQVQTDTVELLMAAGKDVSEEATAAVKKATDDVTSAAKKATAK from the coding sequence ATGGCCAAGACGCAAGACTTTACCGCAGTAATGAAAGACATGATGGGCGCGTTTCCGGTGGATACCGCCGCATTCGAGAAATCGTTCAAATCGCAAACCGCGCTGAACGAAAAGCTTTCCGCCGTCGCATTGGGCGCCGCTGAGAAATCGACCGAGATTTCCACCAAGTGGACCAAAGAGACGCTCGCCAAGCTGACCGACATCTCGAAAGCCAAGGCAGAGCCGGCAGATTACGCCAAAGCGATGACCGATTTCGCATCGGCCACTGCCGAAGTTGCCGCCGAAAACATGGCCGCTTTCGCAGAGATCGCCAAGCAAGTGCAGACCGACACGGTTGAGCTTTTGATGGCGGCTGGCAAGGACGTTTCCGAGGAAGCAACCGCCGCCGTGAAAAAGGCCACCGACGATGTGACCAGCGCGGCCAAAAAAGCGACCGCGAAGTAA
- a CDS encoding ArsC/Spx/MgsR family protein — MVIYGLKNCDTCRKAAKALGVGVTDLRESGMPEAVRARALDEFGAALVNRRSTTWRGLSEAERGDAPLALLQKYPALMKRPLIEAGGRLYLGWDEAVQEALHG; from the coding sequence ATGGTAATTTACGGGCTGAAAAACTGCGATACCTGCCGTAAGGCGGCGAAGGCGCTGGGTGTGGGGGTGACCGATTTGCGCGAGAGCGGGATGCCGGAGGCGGTGAGAGCGCGGGCGCTGGACGAGTTTGGTGCGGCGCTGGTCAACCGGCGCTCAACCACGTGGCGGGGCTTGAGCGAGGCGGAGCGGGGCGATGCCCCCTTGGCGTTGTTGCAGAAATACCCGGCGCTGATGAAACGGCCCTTGATCGAGGCGGGGGGCAGGCTCTATCTCGGGTGGGACGAGGCGGTGCAAGAGGCGCTGCACGGGTGA
- the thrS gene encoding threonine--tRNA ligase, which produces MADISLTFPDGNARTFPAGITAAEVAASISTSLGKKAISAQVNGAHYDLQWPINEDAAIAIHTMNDHTHALELIRHDLAHIMARAVQELWPDVKVTIGPVIENGWYYDFDREEPFTPEDLGQIEKKMKTIIAARDPVRTEVWDRARAIAHYEAGGEPYKVELVNAIPDDGQPIRMYWHGDWQDLCRGPHLQHTGQVPADAFKLMSVAGAYWRGDSDRAMLQRIYGVAFKNRVDLKAHLTMLEEAAKRDHRKLGREMNLFHMQEEAPGQIFWHPNGWTIYTTLQDYMRRKQRAGGYREINTPQVVDRKLWEASGHWEKYQHHMFIVEVDESRDGENDDASAKNRAQTRINALKPMNCPCHVQVFNQGLKSYRDLPLRLAEFGSCARFEPSGALHGLMRVRGFTQDDAHIFCTEQQIEEECARFIDFLADVYRELGFEKFEIRFATRPEKRVGTDESWDHVEGALENAIKAVGRDYVLEPGDGAFYGPKLDFYLTDAIGRVWQCGTFQVDPNLPERLDASFIGADGAKHRPYMLHRACLGSFERFIGILIENWEGKLPFWLAPRQVVVATIVSEADDYAHEVVAALQAAGVRAEVDTRNEKINYKVREHSLAKVPVILALGHREVEERTVTLRRLGEKQTSVQSLSDSVATLSTEATAPDMT; this is translated from the coding sequence ATGGCAGACATCTCCCTTACCTTTCCCGATGGCAATGCGCGCACCTTTCCCGCTGGCATCACCGCCGCCGAGGTGGCCGCCAGCATCTCCACCTCGCTTGGCAAGAAAGCGATTTCGGCACAGGTGAACGGCGCGCATTACGATCTGCAATGGCCGATCAACGAAGACGCCGCCATCGCCATCCACACCATGAATGATCACACCCACGCGCTCGAACTCATTCGGCATGATCTCGCGCATATCATGGCCCGCGCGGTGCAAGAGCTGTGGCCCGATGTCAAAGTCACCATCGGCCCGGTGATCGAAAACGGCTGGTATTACGATTTCGACCGCGAAGAGCCTTTCACCCCCGAAGATTTGGGTCAAATCGAAAAGAAGATGAAAACCATCATCGCCGCGCGTGACCCGGTGCGCACCGAAGTGTGGGACCGTGCCCGCGCCATCGCCCATTACGAGGCGGGCGGCGAGCCTTACAAGGTCGAACTGGTCAACGCGATCCCCGATGATGGTCAACCGATCCGGATGTATTGGCACGGCGATTGGCAGGATCTCTGCCGTGGCCCGCACCTGCAACATACCGGGCAAGTGCCCGCCGACGCGTTCAAGCTGATGTCGGTCGCGGGCGCCTATTGGCGCGGCGATTCCGACCGCGCCATGCTGCAACGCATCTACGGCGTGGCGTTCAAGAACCGCGTTGATCTCAAGGCTCATCTCACCATGCTCGAAGAGGCCGCCAAACGCGACCACCGCAAGCTGGGCCGCGAGATGAACCTCTTCCACATGCAGGAAGAAGCGCCGGGGCAGATTTTCTGGCACCCCAACGGCTGGACCATCTACACCACGCTTCAGGATTACATGCGCCGCAAACAGCGCGCTGGTGGGTATCGCGAAATCAACACGCCACAAGTGGTTGACCGCAAACTGTGGGAGGCCTCTGGCCACTGGGAAAAATACCAGCACCACATGTTCATCGTCGAGGTTGACGAAAGCCGCGACGGCGAAAACGACGACGCCAGCGCCAAAAACCGCGCTCAAACCCGGATTAACGCGCTCAAACCGATGAACTGCCCCTGCCATGTGCAGGTGTTCAATCAAGGCCTCAAATCCTACCGCGACCTGCCGCTGCGGCTGGCCGAATTTGGCTCCTGCGCGCGGTTCGAACCATCGGGTGCGCTGCATGGCCTCATGCGGGTGCGCGGTTTTACGCAAGACGATGCGCATATCTTCTGCACCGAACAGCAGATCGAAGAGGAATGCGCCCGCTTCATCGACTTTCTCGCCGATGTTTACCGCGAACTGGGCTTCGAGAAATTCGAAATTCGCTTCGCCACCCGCCCGGAAAAGCGGGTCGGAACAGATGAAAGCTGGGATCACGTCGAAGGGGCGCTTGAAAACGCCATCAAGGCGGTCGGGCGCGATTACGTGTTGGAGCCCGGCGATGGCGCGTTTTATGGGCCGAAACTCGATTTCTACCTGACCGACGCGATTGGCCGGGTCTGGCAATGTGGCACGTTTCAGGTCGACCCAAACCTGCCTGAACGCCTTGACGCGAGCTTCATCGGCGCCGACGGGGCCAAACACCGCCCCTACATGCTGCACCGCGCCTGCCTTGGCAGTTTTGAGCGCTTCATCGGCATCTTGATCGAAAACTGGGAAGGCAAGCTGCCGTTCTGGCTGGCACCGCGCCAAGTCGTCGTCGCCACCATCGTCTCGGAAGCAGACGATTACGCGCATGAGGTCGTCGCCGCCCTGCAAGCCGCCGGTGTGCGCGCCGAGGTGGATACCCGCAATGAGAAGATCAACTACAAGGTCCGCGAACACTCGCTGGCCAAGGTGCCGGTAATCCTCGCCCTCGGCCACCGCGAAGTGGAAGAGCGCACCGTCACCCTGCGCCGTTTGGGTGAAAAGCAAACCTCGGTGCAATCCCTGAGCGATAGCGTGGCCACCCTCAGCACCGAGGCAACCGCGCCGGATATGACCTGA
- a CDS encoding alpha/beta hydrolase, translated as MSDYLETAQGRRLAYHRSAGKGPWVVFCGGLKSDMEGTKAVHLEAWAKREGRGFLRFDYSGHGESDGAFEDGCIGDWHEDTLAVLNALTEGPVVIVGSSMGGWQALLAARAMPERICGMVGIAAAPDFTEDGWWAGFDDAQKAQLEAQGQVALPSDYMEPYIVTKRMIEDGRRHLVLRAPLMLPFPVRFLQGTDDTAVSVATAVRLLEHGEGPDIRLTLVKGADHRFSDSECLPMIEAAVEEVIARGVGPE; from the coding sequence ATGAGTGACTATCTGGAGACCGCGCAGGGGCGGCGGCTGGCCTATCACCGGAGCGCGGGCAAAGGCCCGTGGGTGGTGTTCTGCGGCGGGCTGAAATCCGACATGGAGGGCACCAAGGCGGTGCATCTTGAGGCTTGGGCGAAGCGGGAAGGGCGCGGGTTTTTGCGGTTCGATTATTCCGGGCATGGCGAGAGTGACGGCGCGTTCGAAGACGGCTGCATTGGTGATTGGCACGAGGATACGCTGGCCGTGCTGAATGCGCTGACCGAGGGGCCGGTGGTGATTGTCGGCTCGTCCATGGGCGGTTGGCAGGCGCTTTTGGCGGCGCGCGCCATGCCGGAGCGGATTTGCGGGATGGTGGGCATCGCCGCCGCGCCCGATTTCACCGAAGATGGTTGGTGGGCCGGGTTTGACGACGCCCAGAAGGCGCAGTTGGAGGCGCAGGGGCAGGTGGCGCTGCCATCGGATTACATGGAGCCTTACATCGTCACCAAGCGGATGATCGAGGATGGGCGCAGGCATCTGGTGTTGCGCGCGCCGCTGATGCTGCCGTTTCCGGTGCGGTTTTTGCAGGGCACGGATGACACGGCTGTTTCGGTGGCGACGGCGGTGCGGTTGCTCGAACATGGCGAGGGGCCGGATATACGGCTTACGCTGGTGAAGGGCGCGGACCATCGGTTTTCGGACAGTGAGTGCCTGCCGATGATCGAGGCAGCGGTGGAAGAGGTGATTGCGCGCGGCGTAGGGCCGGAGTGA
- a CDS encoding DUF692 domain-containing protein — protein sequence MLDRPQHNTLPAKPGVGYKPQHYTALMDNPDPVGWLEIHAENYMGAGGRPLAQLRHLATHFPISVHGVGLSIGGEAPLDATHLARLQHLCDWLQPASFSEHLAWSSHDSAFLNDLLPLPYTAKTLTRVADHIDTLQDAIARPILLENPSSYLAFEESTWAEPDFLDEIARRTGCGLLLDINNVFISATNLGFSPQSYIDAFPLSRVGEFHLAGHDEEEDDHGAPLLIDSHGCETAEPVWALFDYTLARSGPRPALIEWDNDIPEWPALATEAARAAQALAACEVVPV from the coding sequence ATGCTCGACCGACCGCAACACAACACCCTTCCGGCAAAACCCGGTGTCGGCTACAAGCCGCAGCACTACACCGCGCTGATGGACAATCCCGACCCCGTCGGCTGGCTAGAGATACACGCCGAAAACTACATGGGTGCCGGTGGCCGCCCGTTGGCGCAATTGCGCCATCTGGCAACACACTTCCCCATCTCCGTTCACGGCGTCGGCCTCTCGATCGGCGGCGAAGCCCCGCTTGACGCCACTCACCTCGCCCGCCTGCAACACCTCTGCGACTGGTTGCAACCGGCCAGCTTTTCCGAACATCTCGCATGGTCCAGCCATGACAGCGCGTTCCTGAACGACCTGCTGCCGCTGCCCTACACGGCCAAAACCCTTACCCGCGTGGCCGATCATATCGACACGCTGCAAGACGCCATCGCCCGCCCGATCCTGCTTGAAAACCCGTCAAGCTATCTCGCCTTCGAGGAAAGCACATGGGCAGAGCCGGATTTTCTCGATGAGATCGCCCGGCGCACCGGCTGCGGCTTGCTGCTCGACATCAACAACGTGTTCATTTCGGCCACCAATCTCGGCTTTTCCCCGCAAAGCTATATCGACGCATTCCCACTTTCGCGGGTTGGCGAATTTCACCTTGCCGGTCACGACGAAGAAGAAGACGATCACGGCGCGCCGCTTTTGATCGACAGCCACGGCTGCGAAACCGCCGAACCCGTCTGGGCGCTGTTTGACTATACGCTGGCGCGCTCCGGCCCGCGCCCCGCCCTGATCGAGTGGGACAATGACATCCCCGAATGGCCCGCGCTTGCGACAGAAGCCGCCCGCGCGGCACAAGCCCTCGCCGCCTGCGAGGTGGTGCCGGTATGA
- a CDS encoding alpha/beta fold hydrolase → MSDTLLLVPGLMCDARLYGPQVEALSRETGVMVACATHGERIEEIASEILMGAPQKFALAGLSMGGIVAMEILRRAPDRVTRLCLMDTNPLAETPQSAAAYEPMIVGVKAGRLDEVMRGFLKPDFLAPGPKRLEVLAKMAEMTADLGPEVFLRQVRALQRRRDQQATLRKCAVPTLVMCGAHDRLTPVKRHTFMAELIPNAELEIVEDAGHVPTLEAPDAVTARLRRWLGLG, encoded by the coding sequence ATGAGCGATACGCTGCTGCTGGTGCCGGGATTGATGTGCGATGCGCGGCTTTACGGCCCGCAGGTGGAGGCGCTGAGCCGGGAGACCGGCGTGATGGTCGCCTGTGCCACGCATGGCGAGCGGATCGAGGAGATTGCCTCGGAAATCCTGATGGGGGCACCGCAGAAATTCGCGCTGGCCGGGCTGAGCATGGGGGGGATTGTCGCGATGGAAATTCTGCGCCGCGCGCCCGACCGGGTGACGCGGCTTTGCCTGATGGACACCAACCCGCTGGCCGAGACGCCGCAAAGTGCCGCCGCCTATGAGCCGATGATTGTCGGCGTGAAGGCAGGGCGGCTTGACGAGGTGATGCGCGGCTTCCTCAAGCCTGATTTTCTGGCACCGGGGCCGAAGCGGCTGGAGGTGCTGGCTAAGATGGCGGAGATGACCGCCGATCTTGGCCCGGAGGTGTTTCTGCGGCAGGTGCGGGCGCTGCAACGGCGGCGCGATCAACAGGCGACGTTGCGCAAATGCGCGGTGCCCACGCTGGTCATGTGCGGCGCGCATGACCGGCTGACGCCGGTGAAACGCCATACCTTCATGGCCGAGTTGATCCCCAATGCGGAGCTTGAGATTGTCGAGGATGCGGGCCATGTGCCGACGCTGGAAGCGCCCGACGCGGTGACCGCGCGGCTGCGCCGCTGGCTGGGTTTGGGCTGA
- the phaZ gene encoding polyhydroxyalkanoate depolymerase — protein MRYMATYDLMETLRNTNQWLGSSARTLASYPIFAALPNPALQWMAAWGEVTERSFQRMVTKPDWGIRTFTCPDGRDQLVSIERVVKRPFGDLIHFNVPGRETNPRKVLLVAPMSGHYATLLRSTVKSLLVDCEVYITDWHNARDIPVSAGKFDVEDYTLYLADFMKHLGPDTHVIAVCQPAPLTLAATAYLAEQEPEAQPKTLTLIGGPIDPDAAATDVTDFGRRVTMGQLEETMIQQVGFKYKGVGRKVYPGLLQLASFMSMNSERHSKAFTEQILRVSRGEAGDYDPHNRFYDEYLAVMDMTAEFYLSTVERIFKDREIALNEFTVEGHKVDIGKISTVAVMTVEGEKDDISAPGQCVAALDLCTGLPNDKKYKHVEPGAGHYGIFAGSSWRNNIRPLVLDFIDANSGNAPRASARKPQVKKAKPANVNAA, from the coding sequence ATGCGTTACATGGCCACCTATGATCTTATGGAAACCCTCCGCAACACCAACCAATGGTTAGGCTCTTCCGCCCGAACGCTTGCATCCTACCCGATCTTTGCCGCCCTGCCAAACCCTGCGCTGCAATGGATGGCCGCATGGGGCGAGGTTACCGAACGCTCGTTTCAGCGCATGGTTACCAAACCCGATTGGGGCATCCGCACCTTTACCTGCCCCGATGGCCGCGATCAGCTCGTCTCGATCGAGCGGGTGGTCAAACGCCCGTTTGGCGATCTGATCCATTTTAACGTGCCCGGGCGTGAAACCAACCCGCGCAAGGTGCTCTTGGTCGCCCCGATGTCTGGCCACTACGCCACCTTGCTGCGCTCCACGGTGAAATCCCTGCTGGTCGATTGCGAGGTTTATATCACCGATTGGCACAACGCCCGCGACATCCCGGTGTCCGCTGGCAAGTTCGATGTCGAGGATTACACCCTTTATCTTGCTGATTTCATGAAGCATCTCGGCCCCGATACCCACGTCATCGCCGTCTGTCAGCCAGCCCCGCTCACCCTCGCCGCCACCGCGTATCTGGCCGAGCAAGAGCCCGAGGCACAACCCAAGACCCTGACCCTGATCGGCGGCCCGATTGATCCCGACGCCGCCGCCACTGACGTGACTGATTTTGGCCGCCGTGTCACCATGGGCCAACTTGAAGAGACGATGATTCAGCAGGTCGGCTTCAAATACAAAGGTGTCGGGCGCAAGGTCTATCCCGGCCTCTTGCAACTCGCCTCGTTCATGTCGATGAACAGTGAGCGCCATTCCAAGGCGTTTACCGAACAAATCCTGCGCGTCTCGCGCGGCGAAGCGGGTGATTACGACCCGCATAACCGCTTTTACGATGAATACCTCGCGGTGATGGACATGACGGCGGAATTTTATCTCTCCACGGTCGAGCGGATCTTCAAGGACCGAGAGATCGCTCTGAATGAATTCACCGTCGAAGGCCACAAGGTCGATATCGGCAAGATCAGCACCGTTGCGGTGATGACGGTCGAAGGCGAAAAAGACGACATCTCCGCCCCCGGCCAATGCGTTGCCGCACTTGATCTCTGCACCGGCCTGCCAAATGACAAGAAATACAAACACGTCGAACCCGGTGCCGGGCATTACGGCATCTTCGCAGGCTCAAGCTGGCGCAATAACATCCGCCCCCTGGTGCTCGATTTCATCGACGCAAACTCCGGCAACGCACCCCGTGCCTCGGCCAGAAAACCACAGGTCAAAAAAGCCAAACCAGCCAATGTGAACGCCGCCTGA
- a CDS encoding VOC family protein produces MEQRVSLITLGVRDMGREAAFYDSLGWQRVEAQGEGIVVFDLIGQSLGLYPLADLARDMGVAEERLGCGAATYAHNVREKAEVARIIEAARAAGAEILREAHDVFWGGHIGYFADPEGHIWEVAFNPHSPLSDTGEFRWSGY; encoded by the coding sequence ATGGAGCAGAGGGTATCGCTGATCACGCTTGGCGTGCGTGATATGGGGCGGGAGGCGGCGTTTTACGACTCGCTTGGCTGGCAACGGGTCGAGGCGCAGGGCGAGGGGATCGTGGTGTTTGACCTTATCGGTCAGAGCCTCGGGCTTTACCCGCTGGCCGATCTGGCGCGCGATATGGGCGTGGCCGAGGAACGGTTGGGTTGTGGCGCGGCGACTTACGCCCATAACGTGCGCGAAAAGGCAGAGGTGGCGCGGATCATCGAGGCCGCCCGTGCCGCCGGGGCGGAGATATTGCGCGAGGCGCATGACGTGTTCTGGGGCGGGCATATCGGGTATTTCGCCGACCCGGAGGGGCATATCTGGGAAGTGGCGTTCAACCCGCATTCGCCGCTCTCGGACACGGGTGAGTTTCGCTGGAGCGGGTATTGA
- a CDS encoding DoxX family membrane protein — protein sequence MTRLISLYQSATIRLEAATWLLPTLARFLFAAILLVYFWKSALTKLGDGAFGLISPSVGAYAQIFPRAFEAVGFDPSKLGLFHWAVTVAGTWAEFLLPLLLVLGLFTRLAALGMIGFVALQTLTDLYGHHLINEPASVGRWFDGAPDALIVDLRAFWVFLLITLVIKGAGPLSLDHLLRNRAIGAQPA from the coding sequence ATGACACGTCTGATCTCTCTCTACCAATCCGCCACCATTCGGCTTGAGGCCGCAACATGGCTCCTGCCAACACTGGCGCGCTTTCTCTTCGCCGCGATCCTGCTGGTCTATTTCTGGAAATCCGCACTTACCAAACTCGGTGACGGGGCCTTTGGCCTCATCTCCCCCTCGGTCGGGGCTTATGCGCAAATCTTCCCCCGCGCGTTCGAGGCAGTAGGCTTTGATCCTTCGAAACTTGGCCTTTTTCACTGGGCCGTCACCGTTGCCGGAACCTGGGCCGAATTCCTGCTGCCGCTGCTGCTGGTGCTGGGCCTGTTCACCCGGCTTGCCGCCCTCGGCATGATCGGCTTTGTCGCCCTGCAAACCCTGACCGACCTCTACGGTCACCACCTGATCAATGAGCCGGCCTCCGTTGGCCGCTGGTTCGATGGCGCTCCCGATGCGCTGATCGTCGATCTGCGCGCCTTCTGGGTGTTCCTGTTGATCACGCTGGTCATCAAAGGCGCCGGGCCGCTCTCGCTTGATCATTTGCTGCGCAACCGCGCAATCGGGGCTCAACCCGCCTGA
- a CDS encoding DUF2282 domain-containing protein, with protein MSNMLKTAAIASAVASAVAATATTASAAEQVHCFGVAMAGQNDCKAGAGTTCAGTSKVDYQGNAWKLVDKGSCTTMELPKMADGTARMGSLTELDRDLPST; from the coding sequence ATGTCGAATATGCTTAAAACCGCTGCCATCGCAAGCGCCGTTGCCTCCGCCGTGGCCGCAACCGCCACCACCGCTTCGGCGGCTGAGCAGGTCCATTGCTTCGGCGTTGCCATGGCCGGTCAGAACGACTGCAAGGCCGGTGCTGGCACCACCTGCGCTGGCACCTCCAAGGTCGATTATCAAGGCAATGCCTGGAAACTCGTCGATAAAGGCAGCTGCACCACGATGGAACTGCCCAAGATGGCCGACGGCACAGCGCGCATGGGCTCGCTCACCGAACTTGATCGCGACCTGCCCTCGACCTGA
- a CDS encoding DNA-binding domain-containing protein gives MSLSQTAFRAALLDPAKPTPPGLADGAGNPAGRRFSVYRNNVTASLTEALRETFPVVLKLIGEENFNPIATMFLRAQPPQSPILARYGADFPDFLATFEPLAHLGYLADTARLEHALVRAYHAADCAPLDAAIFTETPPDALPRLHLGFAPPVQLLRSPWPIHGIWRFNTEDGAPQPPAEPQDVLITRPEFDPRPRLLPPGGAAFIATLAAARPLGAALDAATAQAADFDLSAMLSLLLQDNALSSATQGSAA, from the coding sequence ATGAGCCTTAGCCAAACCGCCTTTCGCGCCGCCCTGCTTGATCCGGCCAAGCCGACACCGCCGGGGCTTGCCGATGGGGCTGGCAACCCTGCCGGGCGGCGCTTCTCGGTCTATCGCAACAATGTCACCGCCTCCCTGACCGAAGCGTTGCGCGAAACCTTCCCCGTCGTGCTCAAGCTGATCGGGGAAGAAAATTTCAACCCGATTGCCACCATGTTCCTGCGCGCCCAGCCGCCGCAATCGCCGATTCTCGCGCGTTACGGCGCTGATTTCCCTGATTTTCTCGCCACATTTGAACCGCTGGCGCATCTCGGCTACCTCGCCGATACCGCGCGCCTTGAGCACGCTTTGGTGCGCGCCTATCACGCCGCCGATTGCGCCCCGCTCGATGCCGCCATCTTCACCGAAACCCCGCCCGACGCCCTGCCCCGGCTCCACCTTGGCTTCGCCCCGCCGGTGCAGCTTTTGCGCTCACCCTGGCCGATCCACGGCATCTGGCGCTTCAACACCGAAGACGGCGCGCCACAGCCCCCGGCAGAACCGCAGGACGTATTGATCACCCGGCCCGAGTTTGATCCGCGCCCCCGCCTCTTGCCCCCCGGCGGGGCGGCGTTCATCGCAACCCTCGCCGCTGCCCGCCCGCTGGGCGCGGCGCTTGACGCGGCCACCGCGCAAGCCGCTGATTTCGATCTCTCCGCCATGCTGTCGCTGCTCCTGCAAGACAACGCTCTTTCCTCTGCAACACAAGGGAGTGCCGCATGA
- the phaC gene encoding class I poly(R)-hydroxyalkanoic acid synthase yields the protein MTTKDSVATADSAKMTENLAKVEELSQRLVAALSQRTPPNPALNGPDQELFARAAGAYWQGWMQNPARIFEHQLEYWGKTVTHYMEAQQQLMKGELQAPEDDGPDDKRFSNPLWKSHPYFNFVKRHYQQNAEAIRQAVEDAGELDELDRKRLGYFSNQIIDMMSPTNFLGTNPDALELAVETEGESLVRGLENLVADLERNDGEMLVRLCDESAFELGRNVATAEGEVVYRNRMMELIQYAPTTDEVHATPLIIFPPWINKFYILDLKPENSLIRWITDQGYTLFVVSWVNPGSEYRDVGMDTYMEEGFLDAIRVVKDITKQKQVNAVGYCIAGTTLNLVLALLNKRGDNSIKSATFFTALTDFSDQGEFTSFLQNDFIDGIEQEVSEIGVLRSFIMSRTMSYLRSNDLVYQPAIKSYMLGKTPPAFDLLFWNGDSTNLPARMTMEYVRLLCQQNKFVTEGVELLGERLHISDVETPFCAVTCETDHIAPWKDCYRGMAQAGSKQKTFILSQSGHIAGIVNPPSKKKYGHYTNADVTIDHATWREAANFHEGSWWPRWEKWLRARSGKMVPARNPGDSGYEPLCPAPGTYVSAKPSL from the coding sequence ATGACAACAAAAGACAGTGTCGCAACCGCAGACTCGGCCAAGATGACGGAGAATCTGGCCAAAGTTGAGGAACTTTCGCAACGGCTTGTTGCAGCATTGTCGCAACGCACGCCGCCCAACCCGGCGTTGAACGGCCCCGATCAGGAGCTTTTCGCGCGCGCAGCCGGTGCCTATTGGCAGGGATGGATGCAGAATCCGGCCCGGATATTCGAGCATCAGCTTGAATACTGGGGCAAGACGGTGACGCATTACATGGAAGCGCAGCAGCAATTGATGAAGGGCGAATTGCAGGCGCCGGAGGATGACGGGCCGGACGACAAGCGGTTTTCCAACCCGCTTTGGAAGTCGCATCCTTATTTCAACTTCGTCAAGCGCCACTATCAGCAGAACGCAGAGGCAATCCGCCAAGCGGTGGAGGATGCCGGTGAACTGGATGAACTGGATCGCAAGCGGCTCGGTTATTTTTCGAATCAGATCATCGACATGATGAGTCCGACCAATTTTCTGGGCACCAACCCGGACGCTTTGGAACTGGCGGTCGAGACCGAAGGCGAATCATTGGTCAGGGGATTGGAAAATCTGGTGGCCGATCTGGAGCGAAATGATGGCGAGATGCTGGTGCGGCTCTGCGATGAAAGCGCGTTCGAGCTCGGCCGGAACGTGGCGACGGCGGAAGGCGAGGTGGTGTATCGCAACCGGATGATGGAGCTTATCCAGTATGCGCCCACGACCGACGAGGTTCATGCAACGCCTTTGATCATTTTCCCGCCGTGGATCAACAAGTTCTATATCCTTGATCTGAAGCCGGAAAATTCACTGATCCGCTGGATCACCGATCAGGGATACACGCTTTTCGTGGTGTCGTGGGTCAATCCGGGGTCGGAATACCGCGATGTCGGGATGGATACCTATATGGAGGAAGGGTTTCTCGACGCGATCCGGGTGGTGAAGGACATCACCAAGCAAAAGCAGGTCAACGCGGTGGGGTATTGCATCGCGGGCACGACGTTGAACCTCGTTCTGGCGCTGTTGAACAAGCGCGGCGACAATTCGATCAAGTCGGCCACGTTCTTTACCGCGCTGACCGATTTTTCGGATCAGGGGGAGTTCACCTCGTTTCTGCAAAATGATTTCATCGACGGAATTGAACAGGAGGTGAGCGAGATTGGCGTTCTGCGCTCGTTCATCATGTCGCGCACCATGTCTTATCTGCGCTCCAACGATTTGGTCTATCAGCCGGCAATCAAGAGTTACATGTTGGGCAAGACGCCGCCGGCGTTCGATCTGTTGTTCTGGAATGGCGACAGTACCAACCTGCCGGCGCGCATGACGATGGAATATGTGCGCCTGTTGTGCCAGCAAAACAAGTTCGTCACCGAGGGCGTTGAGCTTCTGGGGGAGCGGTTGCACATCAGTGACGTTGAGACGCCGTTTTGTGCGGTGACCTGCGAGACCGACCATATCGCGCCGTGGAAGGATTGTTATCGCGGCATGGCGCAGGCGGGGTCAAAGCAGAAAACCTTCATCCTTAGCCAGTCCGGCCATATCGCCGGGATCGTCAACCCGCCGTCGAAAAAGAAATACGGACATTATACCAATGCCGATGTGACCATTGATCACGCGACATGGCGGGAGGCGGCGAATTTCCACGAAGGGTCGTGGTGGCCGCGTTGGGAAAAGTGGCTGCGCGCGCGGTCTGGCAAGATGGTTCCGGCCAGAAACCCCGGTGATTCGGGCTATGAGCCGCTTTGCCCGGCACCGGGAACCTATGTCAGCGCCAAGCCAAGCCTTTGA